From the Glandiceps talaboti chromosome 12, keGlaTala1.1, whole genome shotgun sequence genome, one window contains:
- the LOC144443076 gene encoding uncharacterized protein LOC144443076, with protein sequence MDHSSGTLTRVVLWCQPRSRSTVFELAMASVPSFQVFHEPYMVADVFGVERQPLLSDPPVPGHAFAEVKARLEADYPTKSVVFTKDFAINIRGNMENLPSGFTHTFLIRDQKAVVTSDFMKTVDVYKDITSMDSIVKSVAEYCDLKAMFEIYKYVKEVLRQRPIVIESDDLVRAPREVLQKYCNETGLPFHESMLKWKPGNKSYWFPPLQERPFVKYYDVALASSSFASVEERSNTSVYSDVELPEILYKVIESNRPIYDQLSKNKIQI encoded by the coding sequence ATGGATCACTCATCAGGTACGCTGACTCGAGTTGTGCTATGGTGTCAACCTCGTTCAAGATCAACAGTCTTTGAGCTGGCAATGGCATCAGTACCCTCGTTCCAGGTATTTCATGAACCGTACATGGTTGCTGATGTTTTCGGTGTTGAACGACAACCACTTTTATCAGATCCTCCGGTACCAGGACATGCGTTTGCGGAAGTAAAGGCACGACTGGAAGCGGATTATCCTACAAAAAGTGTGGTTTTCACAAAAGATTTTGCGATCAACATACGTGGCAACATGGAAAACCTACCATCTGGATTTACTCATACGTTTTTGATCAGGGATCAAAAAGCAGTAGTGACTTCTGACTTTATGAAGACCGTGGATGTTTACAAAGATATAACATCGATGGATAGCATTGTTAAGAGTGTAGCTGAATATTGTGACTTAAAAGCAATGTTTGAAATCTACAAGTATGTAAAAGAAGTCCTAAGACAGCGTCCTATTGTTATTGAGTCAGATGACTTAGTCCGTGCACCTCGAGAAGTTTTACAAAAGTACTGCAATGAAACGGGTCTCCCTTTCCATGAGTCGATGCTGAAGTGGAAACCGGGAAACAAATCCTATTGGTTTCCGCCGTTGCAAGAACGTCCATTCGTAAAGTACTATGACGTTGCTTTGGCCAGTTCTTCCTTTGCGTCTGTGGAGGAGAGAAGTAACACGTCGGTCTACTCTGACGTAGAACTACCAGAGATATTGTACAAAGTTATAGAATCTAACCGACCAATCTATGATCAGCTCAGCAAGAATAAGATTcaaatttga
- the LOC144443075 gene encoding uncharacterized protein LOC144443075 produces the protein MDHSSGTLTRVMLWCQPRSRSTVFELSMASVPSFQVFHEPYVVADILGIERKPMLSCPPVPGHTFAEVKVRLEAGCSGKCAVFAKDFAINRRGNMDNLPIGFTPTFMIRDQKAVVISHIKNSVDMYKDIAPIDDIVNGVADYSDLKPMFEIYKYVKEVLRQRPIVIESDDLVRAPREVLLKYCNETGLPFHESMLKWKPGNKSYWFPPFQEPPLVKYYEVALTSSSFASVEKSKNMPTSCRELRKAKYFSKNKFFLVGHNDS, from the exons ATGGATCACTCATCAGGTACGCTGACTCGAGTTATGCTATGGTGTCAACCTCGTTCAAGATCAACGGTGTTTGAGCTATCAATGGCATCAGTACCCTCGTTCCAGGTATTTCATGAACCGTACGTGGTTGCCGATATTTTAGGTATTGAACGGAAACCAATGTTATCATGTCCTCCAGTACCAGGACATACATTTGCGGAAGTTAAGGTACGGTTGGAAGCGGGTTGTTCTGGAAAATGTGCGGTTTTCGCGAAAGATTTTGCGATCAACAGGCGTGGCAACATGGACAACCTACCAATTGGATTTACTCCTACGTTTATGATCAGGGATCAAAAAGCAGTAGTGATTTCACACATTAAAAACAGTGTGGACATGTACAAAGATATAGCACCAATAGATGACATTGTTAATGGTGTAGCTGACTATTCTGACTTAAAACCAATGTTTGAAATCTACAAGTATGTAAAAGAAGTCCTAAGACAGCGTCCTATTGTTATTGAGTCAGATGACTTAGTCCGTGCACCTCGAGAAGTTTTACTAAAGTACTGCAATGAAACAGGTCTCCCTTTCCATGAGTCGATGCTGAAGTGGAAACCGGGAAACAAATCCTATTGGTTTCCACCATTTCAAGAGCCTCCATTGGTAAAGTACTATGAAGTTGCATTGACCAGTTCTTCCTTTGCGTCTGTGGAGAAGAGCA AAAATATGCCAACATCTTGCAGGGAATTGAGAAAAGCAAAGTACTTCTCTAAAAACAAGTTTTTCCTCGTTGGGCACAACGATTCCTAG
- the LOC144443074 gene encoding uncharacterized protein LOC144443074, which produces MDHSPGALTRVMLWCQPRSRSTVFELSMASVPSFQVFHEPFVVADVFGTERTPYTLGMPVVQGHTFVEVKGRLEADYPTKSAVFAKDFAINMRGNMENLPSGFTHTFMIRDQKAVVTSDFMKTVDVYKDITSMDSIIKVTAEYSELKPMFEIYKYVKEVLKQRPIVIESDDLVRAPRQVLQKYCNETGLPFHESMLKWKPGNKSYWFPSFQVLPFVKYYEAALASSSFVSERSSNTSVSVVELPELLLKVIESNRPIYNELSRNKLRI; this is translated from the coding sequence ATGGATCACTCACCAGGGGCGCTGACACGAGTTATGCTATGGTGTCAACCTCGTTCAAGATCAACGGTGTTTGAGCTATCAATGGCATCAGTACCCTCGTTCCAGGTATTTCATGAACCGTTCGTAGTTGCCGATGTTTTTGGTACTGAACGAACACCATATACACTTGGCATGCCGGTTGTACAAGGACATACGTTTGTGGAAGTAAAGGGACGACTGGAAGCGGATTATCCTACAAAAAGTGCGGTTTTCGCAAAAGATTTTGCGATCAATATGCGTGGCAACATGGAAAACCTACCATCTGGATTTACTCATACGTTTATGATCAGGGATCAAAAAGCAGTAGTGACTTCTGACTTTATGAAGACCGTGGATGTTTACAAAGATATAACATCGATGGATAGCATTATTAAAGTTACAGCTGAATATTCTGAATTAAAACCAATGTTCGAAATCTACAAGTATGTAAAAGAAGTCCTAAAACAACGTCCTATTGTTATTGAGTCAGATGACTTAGTCCGTGCACCTCGACAAGTTTTACAAAAATACTGCAATGAAACGGGTCTACCTTTCCATGAGTCGATGCTGAAGTGGAAACCAGGAAACAAATCCTATTGGTTTCCATCATTTCAAGTCCTTCCATTCGTAAAGTACTATGAAGCTGCATTGGCTAGTTCTTCCTTTGTTTCTGAGAGGAGCAGTAACACGTCAGTCTCTGTGGTAGAACTACCCGAGCTACTGTTAAAAGTTATAGAATCTAACCGGCCAATCTATAATGAGCTCAGCAGGAATAAACTTCgaatttga